In one Mesorhizobium australicum genomic region, the following are encoded:
- a CDS encoding cupin domain-containing protein — protein sequence MRSLLKVGLAILGAIAVSAVGVTGALAQSTYSWTPKPKKLAKYENGHVPHTKLTNVLAGKNPSKSWTHKVVDDKHLRAGWVGLKVGDATRPLRVTDHQTAFIVWDGQIEVTIEGVAPFVATKGYMIRVPFRRLYSLKNVGDTPSLHFGIWNADSTFLYPQDSATLPKPPKINGKDQMWYLSRHDAPDSLTRQPEPIFYDFFAQPAAGAFVSDDRMFVNRIRGQAFNCNPQPPTSIGHFHVDYAEFWFIMEGQISYNIEGLPFFVAEPGDIVYVPAGRWHSAANYCPGFDTRIAINGYPRGTHNWPVTTQPPVPPIERGRPH from the coding sequence GTGAGGAGCTTGTTGAAAGTCGGGTTGGCTATCTTGGGTGCGATAGCGGTCAGCGCGGTGGGGGTGACGGGAGCACTTGCACAGTCAACGTATTCTTGGACGCCAAAGCCGAAAAAGTTGGCGAAATACGAGAACGGGCACGTCCCGCATACGAAGCTGACGAACGTCCTCGCCGGCAAGAACCCTTCCAAAAGTTGGACCCACAAGGTCGTCGACGACAAACACCTGCGAGCCGGGTGGGTGGGTTTGAAGGTGGGTGACGCGACGAGGCCCTTGAGGGTTACGGATCACCAGACCGCCTTCATTGTCTGGGATGGCCAGATTGAAGTCACGATCGAGGGTGTGGCGCCGTTTGTCGCCACCAAGGGCTATATGATCCGGGTTCCGTTCCGCCGGCTCTATTCACTGAAGAACGTGGGTGACACGCCGTCGCTGCACTTTGGAATCTGGAATGCAGACTCCACATTCCTTTACCCGCAGGACTCGGCAACTTTGCCCAAGCCACCGAAGATCAACGGCAAGGATCAAATGTGGTACCTGAGCCGACATGATGCGCCCGATAGCTTGACGCGTCAGCCTGAGCCTATTTTCTACGACTTCTTTGCTCAGCCTGCGGCCGGTGCATTCGTAAGCGACGATCGCATGTTCGTTAACCGCATCCGCGGCCAGGCGTTCAATTGCAATCCTCAGCCCCCGACGAGCATCGGACATTTCCACGTCGACTACGCTGAGTTCTGGTTCATCATGGAAGGTCAGATCAGCTACAACATCGAAGGCTTGCCCTTCTTTGTCGCAGAGCCCGGCGATATCGTCTATGTCCCGGCCGGCCGCTGGCACTCTGCGGCGAACTATTGTCCGGGGTTCGATACCCGGATTGCCATCAATGGCTATCCGCGGGGGACGCATAACTGGCCGGTGACCACCCAGCCTCCGGTCCCCCCGATCGAAAGAGGAAGACCCCACTGA